A single genomic interval of Adhaeribacter pallidiroseus harbors:
- a CDS encoding NAD(P)/FAD-dependent oxidoreductase produces the protein MYDVIIVGGGPAGTSAAMLLGRCVRNVLLFDSGLGRNRWSNHMNGFISRDGYNPVEFIKLAREELKKYPVEVKNQIVKSVKRVENYFEVTDRDDHCYVARKVLLATGLKDKLPDIPGMEEKYGKSVHHCPYCDGWESRNKPLGAYGKGRDAVGLSLSLKTWSNDVTLYTDGTRKLRREDSALLEANDIKICTASIERLAGAGSELSEIILQGGRSLKCEALFFSTGSEQQCDLATNLGCDFTSKGVVRTYKNQQTNIPGLYVAGDASRDMQLVIVAASEGTKAGVMINKELQEEFRLQITDVRV, from the coding sequence ATGTACGATGTTATTATAGTGGGCGGCGGCCCGGCCGGAACGAGTGCCGCCATGTTGTTGGGGCGATGTGTACGCAATGTGCTCTTGTTTGATTCCGGTTTGGGCCGCAATCGTTGGTCGAACCACATGAACGGTTTTATTTCCCGGGATGGCTACAATCCCGTAGAATTTATTAAACTGGCCCGCGAAGAATTAAAAAAATACCCGGTAGAAGTAAAAAATCAAATTGTAAAAAGCGTTAAGCGCGTAGAAAATTACTTTGAAGTAACCGATCGGGATGATCATTGCTACGTAGCCCGCAAAGTTCTGTTGGCTACCGGCTTAAAAGATAAACTACCCGACATACCGGGTATGGAAGAAAAATACGGCAAAAGTGTGCACCATTGCCCTTACTGCGACGGTTGGGAATCGCGCAACAAACCTTTGGGTGCCTACGGCAAAGGCCGCGACGCGGTAGGTTTATCTTTATCGTTAAAAACGTGGAGCAACGACGTAACCTTATACACCGACGGCACCCGTAAACTGCGCCGCGAAGACTCCGCTTTACTGGAAGCGAACGACATTAAAATTTGTACCGCGTCCATTGAACGGCTGGCTGGCGCAGGTAGCGAACTTTCCGAAATAATCTTGCAAGGTGGCCGTAGCCTGAAATGCGAAGCTTTGTTTTTTAGTACGGGTTCGGAACAACAGTGCGATTTAGCCACCAACTTAGGCTGCGATTTTACGAGCAAAGGCGTGGTACGGACTTATAAAAACCAGCAAACCAACATTCCCGGATTGTACGTAGCCGGCGACGCCTCCCGCGACATGCAACTGGTAATTGTAGCGGCTTCGGAAGGTACTAAAGCTGGGGTGATGATTAACAAAGAACTACAAGAAGAATTCCGGCTGCAAATTACTGATGTGCGGGTATAA
- a CDS encoding abortive infection system antitoxin AbiGi family protein codes for MSLSANTLFHFTSNIDYLIGILVNGFLPRYSLEDFTFAYPESRNPGIKHPFKIGVPMTCFCDIRLTQTKNHSATYGKFVIGMQKEWGIKNRITPVTYFHPYSKILMS; via the coding sequence ATGAGCTTATCAGCAAATACACTATTTCATTTTACGTCTAATATTGATTACCTAATTGGCATTTTGGTTAACGGATTTCTTCCAAGATATAGTCTTGAAGACTTTACATTTGCTTATCCAGAATCTAGAAATCCAGGAATAAAGCATCCATTTAAAATTGGGGTCCCAATGACTTGCTTCTGTGATATAAGGTTAACCCAAACCAAAAACCATTCTGCAACTTATGGAAAGTTTGTCATTGGAATGCAAAAAGAATGGGGAATTAAGAATAGAATTACACCAGTAACATATTTTCATCCTTACTCTAAAATCCTAATGAGTTAG
- a CDS encoding abortive infection system antitoxin AbiGi family protein: protein MNVEEYSQPIKDLINVTSFVHTLFHFYKPISGTVIRNDLEEFVYFYDEREWRYCPDLSDEDNPGRSKYLPLLFEEQYMNQEIKNAENLRLQQINQLLFSENDIKYLILPSRSNLSEFLKKLENAQKETINTYQKLDILSLLPLIRFYDEIEEDQ, encoded by the coding sequence ATGAACGTTGAAGAATATTCCCAACCAATAAAAGACCTTATAAATGTTACAAGCTTTGTACATACTTTATTTCACTTTTACAAACCAATTTCTGGTACCGTAATCCGGAATGACTTAGAAGAATTTGTATACTTCTATGACGAAAGAGAATGGAGATACTGCCCTGATTTGTCAGATGAAGATAATCCTGGACGTAGTAAATACCTGCCTTTATTGTTTGAAGAACAATACATGAATCAAGAAATAAAAAATGCGGAAAACTTGAGGTTACAACAAATAAATCAACTTTTATTCTCTGAAAATGACATTAAGTATCTAATTCTTCCCAGCAGAAGTAACCTATCTGAATTTCTGAAGAAACTTGAAAACGCTCAGAAAGAAACTATAAACACTTACCAAAAGTTAGACATTTTATCACTTCTTCCTTTAATAAGATTCTATGATGAAATTGAAGAAGATCAGTAA
- a CDS encoding zinc dependent phospholipase C family protein, protein MWNKRRFLISLLLLLLPPQVFSWGFFAHQRINRLAVFTLPPEMIGFYKQHLAYLTENAVNPDKRRYMLPQEGPRHFIDLDVYGDSAALKLPRTWQAALTKFTEDSLMKHGIVPWHINRVKNQLTEAFKQHDQLRILQISADLGHYVADACVPLHTTHNYNGQFTNQRGIHGLWESRLPELLADQYDFLVGPAQYINQPQVQAWKIVQRSNGALDSVFRFEQEVSASFSADRKYAFEERGGTTVRVYAAPFSKAYHQRLHGQVERQMRLAIKLVASYWYTSWVDAGQPDLRNLQPLTESQKKLLLEEKQQLKPVLTPERPHEAF, encoded by the coding sequence TTGTGGAATAAACGTCGTTTCCTAATAAGTTTATTATTACTCTTACTCCCACCGCAGGTTTTTTCGTGGGGATTTTTTGCCCACCAGCGCATTAACCGGCTGGCGGTATTTACGCTGCCGCCCGAAATGATCGGCTTTTACAAACAACACCTGGCCTACCTCACCGAAAACGCCGTTAACCCCGATAAGCGCCGCTACATGCTGCCCCAGGAAGGCCCGCGCCACTTTATTGATTTAGATGTATACGGCGATAGCGCTGCTTTAAAACTGCCCCGTACCTGGCAGGCCGCTCTTACCAAATTCACCGAAGATTCGTTAATGAAACACGGCATCGTGCCCTGGCACATTAACCGCGTTAAAAACCAACTCACCGAAGCTTTTAAACAACACGATCAACTCCGGATTCTCCAAATATCCGCCGATTTGGGCCATTACGTGGCCGATGCTTGCGTGCCGCTGCACACCACCCACAACTACAACGGGCAGTTTACCAATCAACGCGGCATTCATGGTTTATGGGAATCGCGGCTACCGGAGTTGTTGGCCGATCAGTACGATTTTCTGGTAGGCCCCGCGCAATATATTAATCAGCCACAAGTACAAGCCTGGAAAATTGTACAACGGTCCAATGGCGCTTTAGATTCGGTTTTTCGTTTCGAGCAAGAAGTATCGGCGAGTTTTAGCGCCGACCGGAAATATGCTTTTGAGGAACGTGGCGGAACAACGGTTAGAGTGTATGCCGCTCCTTTTTCTAAAGCCTATCACCAACGTTTACACGGCCAAGTCGAACGCCAGATGCGGCTCGCCATTAAATTAGTGGCTAGTTATTGGTACACCAGTTGGGTAGATGCCGGTCAGCCGGATCTGCGGAACTTGCAACCGCTCACCGAATCGCAGAAAAAACTTTTGCTGGAGGAAAAACAACAATTAAAACCGGTTTTAACTCCCGAGCGTCCCCACGAAGCCTTTTGA
- the ettA gene encoding energy-dependent translational throttle protein EttA: protein MSSETIIFSMAGVNKIYPPQKQVLKNIYLSFFYGAKIGVLGLNGSGKSSLLKVIAGVDKQYQGEVAFSPGYSVGYLEQEPQLDPDKTVKEIIEEGVAEVVALLKEFDEINEAFADPDADYDKLLTRQGEVQEKLDQHNAWELDNKLERAMDALRTPPGEAIVGNLSGGEKRRVALCRLLLQEPDVLLLDEPTNHLDAESVLWLEQHLQQYKGTVIAVTHDRYFLDKVAGWILELDRGEGIPWKGNYTSWLEQKANRLAKEEKQESKRQKTLQRELEWARMVPKARQAKSKARLGNYEKLASEEAREKEQKLELFIPDGPRLGNVVIEAEGLSKAFGDKLLFENLTFSLPPAGIVGIIGPNGAGKSTLFRVITHREKPDVGNITIGPTVETAYVDQQHESLDPNKTVFETISGGTETMLLANRQINSRAYVSKFNFTGADQEKKVGVLSGGERNRVHLAMTLKQGANLLLLDEPTNDLDVNAIRALEDALESFAGCAVVISHDRWFLDRIATHILAFEGESQAVWFEGNFSDYEEAKRKRLGDVEPKRIRYKKLV from the coding sequence ATGAGTAGCGAAACTATCATTTTCTCTATGGCGGGCGTAAATAAAATTTATCCGCCACAAAAGCAAGTTCTAAAAAACATTTATCTGTCGTTTTTTTACGGAGCCAAAATAGGCGTACTGGGGCTTAACGGTTCGGGTAAGTCTAGTTTATTAAAAGTTATTGCCGGGGTAGATAAGCAATACCAGGGCGAAGTCGCTTTTTCGCCGGGCTACAGCGTAGGCTACCTGGAACAAGAACCCCAGCTCGACCCGGATAAAACGGTAAAAGAAATAATTGAAGAAGGCGTAGCCGAAGTAGTAGCATTACTGAAAGAATTCGACGAGATAAATGAAGCCTTTGCCGACCCGGATGCCGACTACGATAAGCTTTTAACCCGCCAGGGCGAAGTGCAGGAAAAACTGGACCAACATAACGCCTGGGAACTCGATAACAAACTGGAGCGCGCCATGGATGCCCTGCGCACGCCGCCCGGCGAAGCCATCGTGGGAAATTTATCCGGGGGCGAAAAACGCCGGGTGGCTTTATGCCGTTTGCTGTTGCAGGAACCCGATGTATTGTTACTCGACGAGCCTACCAACCACTTGGATGCCGAAAGTGTTTTGTGGCTGGAGCAGCACTTGCAGCAGTACAAAGGTACCGTAATTGCCGTAACCCACGACCGGTATTTTCTGGATAAAGTGGCCGGCTGGATCTTGGAACTGGACCGTGGCGAAGGCATTCCGTGGAAAGGAAATTATACGAGCTGGTTAGAGCAAAAAGCCAACCGCTTAGCCAAAGAAGAAAAGCAGGAAAGCAAACGCCAAAAAACTTTACAACGCGAACTGGAGTGGGCCCGCATGGTGCCGAAAGCCCGTCAAGCTAAGTCTAAAGCCCGTTTAGGTAATTATGAAAAACTAGCCAGCGAAGAAGCCCGCGAAAAAGAACAAAAACTGGAATTATTTATCCCGGATGGTCCGCGTTTAGGAAATGTGGTAATCGAAGCCGAAGGATTAAGCAAAGCGTTTGGCGATAAGTTACTATTTGAAAATTTAACATTTTCGTTGCCACCAGCCGGTATTGTGGGTATTATCGGGCCAAATGGCGCGGGTAAATCCACGTTGTTCCGGGTAATAACGCACCGCGAAAAACCGGATGTGGGTAACATTACCATTGGTCCCACCGTGGAAACCGCTTACGTTGATCAGCAGCACGAATCACTGGATCCCAACAAAACAGTGTTCGAAACGATTTCGGGCGGCACCGAAACCATGCTGCTGGCTAACCGGCAAATCAATTCCCGGGCGTACGTGAGCAAATTTAACTTTACCGGCGCCGATCAGGAAAAGAAAGTAGGCGTGTTATCGGGTGGGGAGCGCAACCGCGTGCACCTGGCCATGACTTTAAAGCAAGGCGCTAACTTGTTATTACTCGATGAGCCCACCAACGACCTGGATGTAAACGCGATCCGGGCCCTGGAAGATGCTTTGGAAAGCTTTGCGGGTTGCGCCGTAGTTATTTCCCACGACCGCTGGTTCCTGGACCGGATCGCCACCCACATTTTGGCTTTTGAAGGCGAGTCGCAGGCAGTATGGTTCGAAGGAAATTTCTCGGATTACGAAGAAGCCAAACGCAAACGCCTCGGCGACGTAGAACCCAAGCGTATTCGCTACAAAAAACTAGTGTAA
- a CDS encoding DUF349 domain-containing protein, whose amino-acid sequence MENKDLLEEAKKYGFTQDNQVWLKPFMNFPARQVGDVKEVEDESLQYFAFRFQTFQEKVNALLEKISTSENKGSFLMKVLHLKELVEKYDAIGDFEAIYHQLTQAENEIKVAISKNRDKNLTTKITLIEEAEALQESIDWKETTEKLKELRQNWIKTGPIDKALTDEIEDRFKNAVEVFFKRKKDFYQDKQSLLNRTLDKYKALIAESEALKNSEEWEETTKKLKDLQNRWKEVGGNLPRKTSTELWNTFRKAHNYFFERLKNKITVTKTESKDRFFEDNLNKKKQLVAEAQGLLQLNTHEAVKQAKELQAAWKKVGPVKGEESDRVWEQFIIACDKVFEVSSLEHFMRKKYPNADRNNHVEQVHNRINALRDFIKSDKQELEVLETNLGKLSSAPNNDAFRTMIQGKIKNFNRKIKTKTELIELFKSKLNKEVTG is encoded by the coding sequence ATGGAAAACAAAGATTTATTGGAAGAAGCCAAAAAATACGGCTTTACTCAGGACAATCAGGTGTGGTTGAAGCCTTTTATGAATTTCCCGGCGCGCCAGGTTGGCGATGTGAAAGAAGTAGAAGACGAATCGCTGCAGTATTTTGCCTTTCGGTTTCAAACTTTTCAGGAAAAAGTAAATGCGCTCCTGGAAAAAATATCTACCTCCGAAAACAAAGGTTCTTTCTTAATGAAAGTGCTGCACTTGAAGGAACTGGTTGAGAAGTACGACGCTATCGGCGATTTTGAAGCTATTTATCACCAGCTTACTCAGGCTGAGAACGAAATAAAAGTAGCCATTAGTAAAAACCGGGATAAAAACTTAACCACCAAAATTACTTTAATAGAAGAAGCAGAAGCGTTGCAGGAAAGTATTGATTGGAAAGAAACTACCGAAAAGCTAAAAGAGCTGCGGCAAAACTGGATAAAAACCGGCCCCATTGATAAAGCGCTTACCGATGAAATAGAAGATCGGTTTAAAAACGCGGTAGAAGTATTTTTTAAGCGTAAGAAAGATTTTTATCAGGATAAGCAAAGTTTGCTGAATCGCACTTTAGATAAATACAAAGCTTTAATCGCGGAATCAGAAGCCCTTAAAAATTCGGAAGAGTGGGAAGAAACTACCAAAAAGCTAAAAGATTTACAAAACCGGTGGAAAGAAGTGGGCGGTAACTTGCCCCGGAAAACGTCTACGGAATTATGGAATACTTTCCGGAAGGCGCATAATTACTTTTTCGAACGGCTGAAAAACAAAATTACGGTTACTAAAACCGAGTCAAAAGATCGCTTCTTCGAAGACAACCTGAACAAGAAAAAACAACTGGTAGCCGAAGCACAAGGTTTGTTGCAGCTGAACACCCACGAAGCAGTAAAACAGGCCAAAGAACTGCAAGCCGCCTGGAAAAAAGTAGGACCGGTAAAAGGGGAAGAGTCGGACCGGGTTTGGGAACAGTTTATTATTGCTTGCGATAAGGTTTTTGAAGTAAGCAGCCTGGAGCATTTTATGCGCAAAAAGTACCCGAATGCCGATCGCAATAACCACGTTGAGCAAGTGCATAACCGCATTAATGCGCTCCGCGATTTTATTAAGTCGGATAAGCAAGAACTGGAGGTGCTGGAAACCAACTTAGGCAAATTATCGAGCGCACCCAACAACGATGCTTTTCGGACGATGATTCAAGGCAAAATCAAGAACTTTAACCGGAAGATTAAAACCAAGACCGAACTCATTGAACTGTTTAAAAGTAAACTGAATAAAGAAGTAACGGGCTAA